The sequence below is a genomic window from Phoenix dactylifera cultivar Barhee BC4 chromosome 16, palm_55x_up_171113_PBpolish2nd_filt_p, whole genome shotgun sequence.
tgattCATTGGCAAATAGGTCGCTTTTTCTTGGGTGCTTGGTTGAGCTTCTCATTGGTGATTCGTGCGATTTTTGGGTACAGGGGGTTCTTTGGTGGTTCATTGTCATACGGggatgttttgtttttttatttctttttattttttctgtttttccattaGTTGCTTTACTCTTTGCGTTTCAGATGAGTTGGTCTGTTTATCGACTGTTTGTAAGCCAATAGCGGATTCTTTGGTTGTTTGGTAGATGTGTGCCCTTTTTCTTGGTTAGATTGCCGATGATTAATCTTTGTTGCcataatagaattttttttttttataaatcgaTTAGTGttatttttgcaaaatatcagcGGGTTTTTGCTGGTGTGGAGAAGGTAGGATTCCTGTTTTTACAAGAAGTGAGTTGTGCTTTCATCTTTCATCTTTCatctttcattctttttttctttggcaTTTTTAGTTCATTCTGCCTGGGATGGTGCATATTGGTTGAGTTCTGTTTCTTTTTGGGTGCCTTTCACTTATCATAGAAGTTTGGCAGTTCATTGGTTGCTTCTTTGCACTGGTGACTttgaactctttttttttttaatttgtcaGTTTTGGAGCTCTTTTCACGAGTGGGCCTACTTCTGGTTGATATTATTTGATTTCTTTTCTGTGCAACTTTCTGTTTTAGTTTTGGTTCTTTTCCTAAATCTTAACTGACTTGCATATCGAAAATATTTTCTTACTGAGCCTATCCATTAGATTTTTGTCACAGCCATCTGAGTGCGACATGATCATCAATGGATCATATAGTCGCCAGTTTGGTTATTTATGAGATTCAGTAGTTATTAGCATCGAATTTATAAGGTACGGtgcattttgttttttcttcctttATGGGAATTCTATAAGTCTCACGTGTGGATTGGCGCATTTTGAATCAGTTTGCTCTGCTTCTCAGAGAATATTTTATGTTTCGCTGATGTTTGGCAGTGCACAAAGATATGATGTGCCATCTATTGCTGCAAGAGCTTCTGTTTTGCATTGATTGGCGCTACTATGATGCTCCTATAATCTATATGCCTATCTGGTTTCATTTTTGTTCTTTCGTTAACTTCTAGTTAAGTCTAAACATAAAATGCTTCACTGATCACAATTACCTTTTGCGTCTATTAGTTGTCTTTTCTGAAGTAGCCTGTTCACttcagctctctctctctgtgtgagtGTGTGTTAATGTGGTCTACTTTTCCATTGAGTTCTCTCTTTCTGCATTCTAATGTGATATACTTTTCCTTTGAGTCTCAATCAGGACTTGTTTTTGCTTGGTTCTGTTGCAGTATTTGGATGAGAATAAGCAGTTGATTCTGGCCATTCTTGACAATCAGAACTCAGGGAAAGCTGATGAATGTGCTGAGTAAGTTTGGATCTCTTTGTTATGCAATAGGGGCACATGCAGATAACATTGTTAAAATCAAATCTGACCATCTGAAGTTCTCACCCACAATCAGTTATTTGAAGTATTCAAACCTGCCAAATAGAAAGCTTCGTTAATCCTGAAAGCAaggtttttttaatttatagttAATTTCTTCTGCTACATACTAGCAATTTCATGGTCTACCGAGACAGATGGAAGTCTTCTAGTTTAGCTTCGACGTTAAATGTTTCCTACAATGATGTTTAAACATTTAAAAACATCCTGTGATATATAAATAGCAATAGATGAGATTTCGATTACCCTGCCGATCTTGATGCGATCTAAGTGAAAAACGTGATGGTTGACATCAGTTTGAAGGCAGATGTTGCAAAGATACTAAGCTATTCAGTAAATCCTGATTTGATTTGCAAGTCGATGACTCAAGGCTGATTTGTAATCATTGCTGTGACAGACACGTAACTTACATATATCCAGTATTTATCATAATGTGATATTAAAGTAACTAAAATTAATATAGCTCGTTTTGAATTGACTTAGATGCTGTCAAAGTTATTCACTTCTGTTCTTCAACAGCTGATTACCTTTTGCGCATAACATGAAATAGTTAGTTAAATTTTGTTTTATGTTTCTACAGTATTTCATAAAGATAAATAGAATAACGAACAATGTAAGCAGACTTTGtggctttttttttcccctggaTCATGATCTAGGAGAACAAATATAGAATGAAACAACTTCAGAGAAGTCTCTCTCTGATTTTCGATTGGGGTTAATGAAACTGGATGCATGCTAAGATTTCTCTCACTAAATCTaaattcttccctttttcatctcttattttttaattcttatGACATTGTCATGTTTCTTTTTTCATCTTTGGAGAACAGTGTACATTACCTAGCTGGAGTTGAAGATACTACATCTTTCTACAGTCCTTTGTAGACAGAGTTGTATCTGAAGCAGTTTTATTCCCAAGGCCGTGCATCAACTTTACATGACatgcttgttttcttcttccatttctGCTGGTTGagttaaaaaaatgaaattacCTAGTTATATCCTATATTCTGGTCATCTTTTAATTATTACAAGTGCTTATAATTTTGAAAACAAAACTATGCTCTATACTCCATCTTCTATCCTAGATTAGATATTTTGAAATGTTTCCACTAGATACATGCATGtatattgttattttgtacTAATAATAAACTTTTTCATTTATTTACTGTTTCAGGAATCAAGCTAAGCTTCAAAGAAATCTGATGTACCTTGCTGCGATTGCAGATAGTCAACCCCAAGTTCCCACCATTGCCCAGGTATAAATCACTGTCGATGTTAAATCATGAATCCTTCTTTTCGTCTTGTCATATAAATCATGAATCAGGAGATTCTTTGGAAGCCTAAGTATGATATTTggcttataatatttatttcttCCAGGAAATGGGTATATATAGTTTTCTAGCATGAGTATCTGAACTACTTTACTTTCATATATAAACTCCTTTTGTAATGTTTGATGCTTTAAAGTTAATTCCTTGCCTAGTACAGCTATGAAGGAAGACATGCTTAGTGATATGCATATCACTAAGGTGTAAAACTATGTTAGTGATATTGTCGAATGTTTTCTTTTGTATACCGTGCCTATCTCCTTTAAATATGCAATTATTATGTATGAAGTTTGCTCTACCAGCACCAAGTATCGAACCAATAGCTTATCGGTGCAGTACCGGTCGGTATGGTGCAACCCTGTACCAACATGGGATGTTGCTAGATGTGAGATACAGTTATACCAAGTTTCGGTACAGTACCGTACTAAACCTCCTTATTGTGCTGATACTTGACCAATATACCTAATACTATGCGGTATGGGTCGGTacattaaactttgttatatATAAATTCCAATTATGATCTTTGGTGCTTTATATTGTTTGCCTAgtataatgacaaagaaaaatggttCATCACCAGAATACACTTTTAACTCTATGGGTTTGTGTACTGAATATCTCATACTGTTCACTTTTCATATAACTGtggctttctttcttcctcattGTTACTAGCCAGTTCGCATGTTCTTTCTTTATTGAAAAACCTGACGATCCCCATGGACCTAGGCAATAAAGACTACCACATTATCTGAGCAAGCTATAGCGAGTTGACTCACGAGTTCCTAGGTAATCCAATGGAAAGGCGGCAATTCCTTGCTCATTGCTGAAAAATGGATTGGTTGGAAACTATATTTGGTATTGCATGCCATTGCCACCTTGTAAATTGACATCGTACCTACCTTTTGCTATTGGTGCAAAGATAACCATTAGTTCTTGTAAATAGGTAAACAGCAATGAAGATGAAATACTGATGTACAACTGGAGGCCACGTTATCGAGTGACAATATACACTTGGAGCAAAGTAATGAAAGAAAGTGTAAACATAAACTGGACAAATCAAATGCATGGATATGACACTGTCAGCTGTCTACAAAGTTGATGTAAGTGCACTCCATGCCTTATGTGGTGTTTAGAAAAAGTATGCATAAGTGAATCCCACAAATGTCTTGAAGGAGAACTCCTTTTATGATGTTGCCTAATCTTGGGATGCATACTTCAGTGGCAATTGCTTGTTGACAAATATTGGTTCATTAGCATCAACCATATGCCAAGGTTGAACAAAGGGCATGGCTTCCCTCCAATGAAATGAGCCTATTGTTCCCCTGGATATATTTTGCTTGGGGACTTCTGTAGTTGCTAGGGGGCTCATGGTGCTTCAAGAGGTGTGCAGGGGTGAGAGGGATCAGGGTATGTGAAAGATGGAAGATATGGAGGATAAAATTTACTACACCCATTCATACAATGTTATAACCATATGCATCTCATTATAACTGCACCTGAAGTAGATAAGTAGTGTTTAAGCTCAGTTTTTCAGAATTAGACTGTTGGAAGAGAATTTGTTAAAGAGTTGAAACTTGTATTTTTTGATTGTAACCATCTTAATTATGCAAAATCTGCTTTCGGCCCATCactgtatatacatacatgttaTATGTGTGTGTAGATATTGAGGGGTCATGGAAGAAATTTGAGATGGAGAAATGTTATGCTCACACCTAAAAACTGTTCTCAAAAACTTTTTTGGAAAGAAACGCCATATTCTGACTGCTGGGAGGCACCAGTATGTGATGCTTCTGGGAGTTCCAATATCTGGATTCACAGTTTTCCATGAtagcatttttaaattttgagaatTTGATACAATATCCAAGTCAGTTTTGGCCCGTAGGACCTCAACATCcacaaaaaataaaagtgaCCTGATGATCGTATATCTAATGTTTATTGTCTTCTTTCCTACAGTTTCCTCCGAATGCTGTGATGCAATCAGGCCCTCGGTATATGCAGCACCAGCAAGCCCAGCAGATGACACCCCAATCTCTCATGGCTGCTCGGTCCGCCATGCTGTATGCTCAGTCACCAATGTCTGCAttgcagcaacagcagcaagcAGCACTGCATAGCCAGCTTGGAATGAGCTCTGGAGGGAACAGCGGGTACAACATGCTTCATGGCGAGACCAGCATTGGAGGTAATGGGACACTGGCTGCTGGTGTATTTCCTGACTTTGGCCGCAGCAGTGGATCTGCAAAGCAGGAAGTGGGGAATGCATTGCCTACCGAAGGACATGGTGGCAACTCAGGTGGCCAAAGCGGGGATGCCACTGAGCCTCTGTACCTGAAGGGATCGGAAGAGGAAGGGAACTAGTTGGTTTCCGTGGTGGAAGTAGTTGAGAGTTTTAAACTCCACAGGAAGGTTGCGGACTTAACAGGCAAAATTTTCATGTTGGTTGGAACAATCTGGATGATTGGCATGTCATCCTGATCTTGGTAGTGGTGCATGTTAATGTTGATGAGGACCATGAACCTGTCTTTCAGACTTTCTTTAGTGTGAGATGCACTAAGCATTAGATTTGTAAATTTGTAGGCTGAGGGATCATAGCTATTGCTTTGGCTATTGAACCTTTTGTTAAAGTAGGGTACTGTGGTGATCTCATTAATCCATGTTGCTTTGCTTTGCTTTGGCTATTGCTTTGTGGTATGCTCACTGTCATGCATGGAGAAATGACAGGCAACCTCCTTTGGGGATGCTCTTCTGTGAAAATATTTCCTCTTCGCATGGTACTTATTGCTATTAACCAGTTGATCTGTAATCATTGAAGAAACAATCTGATGCAATATGTATATGCTTACTGTGGAGCCATTATTGTACTGTGCACAGCTTATTAACTTAAATGTTCAAGGAGCACCAGGGGAAGCTTTTTGGGGTGAGAGGATAGCTAAGTGACGGGTATCAGAAAATTTTCTAGGTACAAGAGTAGCACTTCGATGGAAATATGGCTATCATCAGCAACCTGATCGGCGGTAGCTGATGCTTATAGTATCCATCACCAAAATGAGAAATGTGACCTTAAGAAGTCGGAACAGAAATCAGGGAATATTTTGTTTTGGTGAAGTTTTTGGATAATAATTTCTGAAATGTTTGCTAATGCTTTTATACCAATCCTCTGGTGACTACATTTATCTGAACCTGACATGCTGTAATTGATTTGTGTTATTATACTTTCATGCAGTTAGTTATGTGGGAGAATGGTCTATCTCATTAACTTGCTTACAGAAAAGGGGTGTAGTCGGTGCACCTTGCAAAATCTGGTAGCTCGGCGTGTAGTTTGAGCTGTTTATGATTTAGAAGGTCTCATTCTTACAGTAATTTGTGTTGTACTCAATGCAGAGTCAAGCTATCAGTTCTCAGGTCAATTTCAGAGTCTGGAGTTTGGTATTGCGTGAAGCTGAATGTTCACGTTCTTTTTTCGTATTAATCAAATAAACAATTAAATGATCTCTGAATCATTTTCATGTTTAAAGTTATGATCATAAAACTTTCCTCTTCCATATTCTgatatatttcattattttgtttttttaatgcaCAATGGTGTGTGTGCAGTGTGCGCCTGTGTGGAGGCCTGGTGGTTTTCTTTACTGGTCCACATCAGCCTTTTATATGGGAAGCTGTTGATGTTAACAATTGatggaaatttaataaaagtttcaaataatataagattttttttattaattttttttttaatctgtgATGGAAATGTAAATTAGTGGGTTAGTATGTGTTGTAGAAGGTATAAAAATACATATAGAATATCGAAAGGTGGGCATTTAGTGAAAGCTTATGAAAAAAGGATTGCAGTCTGCTCATAGAATTCTGGCTCGTGGAAGTTGGAACTCTGCAGACATTTGTAACTCTGATATATGAAGTCTACAGAAAGAGTGTATTTGGATTTTGA
It includes:
- the LOC103710178 gene encoding GRF-interacting factor 1, producing the protein MQQHLMQMQPMMAAYASPNQITTDIIQQYLDENKQLILAILDNQNSGKADECAENQAKLQRNLMYLAAIADSQPQVPTIAQFPPNAVMQSGPRYMQHQQAQQMTPQSLMAARSAMLYAQSPMSALQQQQQAALHSQLGMSSGGNSGYNMLHGETSIGGNGTLAAGVFPDFGRSSGSAKQEVGNALPTEGHGGNSGGQSGDATEPLYLKGSEEEGN